A window of Desulfuromonas soudanensis genomic DNA:
AAGGCCTCGTTGAGTTCGATAAGGCCCAGATCCTCCTGTTTGAGCCCCGCCATTTTGAGGGCGGCCGGAATGGCTTCGATCGGACCGATACCCATCAGCTCCGGGGGGACGCCCTTGACGGCGAAGGCCAGAAAACGGGCGAGCGGGTCCTTGCCGATCTTCTTGAGAAAAGCCTCGGAGACGACCAGCACCGCGGCGGCGCCGTCGGTCATCTGGGAGGAGTTGCCGGCGGTCACCGTCCCGCCGAGCTTGAAGGCCGGCTTGAGGCGGGAGAGCCCCTCGACGGTGGTATCGGCGCGGACGCCGTCGTCAATCTCAACCAGTTCGCTCTCCTTCCTGATCTTGCCGCCGACGATCACGGTCTTTTCGATCTCGACGGGGATAATCTCCTCGCCAAAGCGGCCGGATTCGATGGCGGCGGCCGCCTTTTGATGACTGGCGGCGGCAAAGGCATCCTGGTCCTGCCGGTTGATGCCGTACTTCTCGGCCACCAGTTCGGCGGTGATCCCCATGGAGGCGAAGGACTCGGGCCACGCGGCCATAAGCGACGGATTGGCGCTGTACTTGTTCCCCCCCATGGGGACCGTGGTCATCGACTCGGTGCCGCCGGCGATGATGCAGTCGGCAAACCCCGCCATGATCCGCTCGGAGGCCATGGCGATGGCCTGCAGTCCCGAGGAGCAGAAACGGTTGACCGTCTGCGCTGGCACCTGGTAGGGAAACCCGGCCTTCATCGCCGCCACCCGGGCGACGTTCATCCCCTGTTCCCCCTCGGGAAAAGCGCAGCCGAGAATCACGTCCTCGACCAGCGCCCTGTCGATGCCGGTGCGCTCCATGAGCCCCTGCAGGGCCGCCGCGGCCAGATCGTCGGGGCGCATGTTTTTGAACTTCCCTTTTTGGGCCCGGCAACCGGGGGTTCTGTAAGCCGCCAGAATATAGGCTGTATTCATCTCACTCCTCCGTAATGACTTTGATTTGTCAGGAAATCGGCATCTAGTTGCGTAGCGGTTTGCCCGTCTTCAACATGTGTTGAACCCGCTCGGCGGTCTTTTTGTTGCCGCAGAGGCCGAGGAAGCCCTCCCTTTCGAGCTCAAGGAGGTAATCCTCGCTGATCGGCGTCCCCGCCGGCACGTCGCCGCCGGTGATGATCCCGGCGATGACGCCGCCCATCTCTGCTTCGTACTCGGTGACGAAGCCGCCCATCTTCATGTTCCAGAGCTGGCTTTTGATGCTGGCGGCAACGCTGCGACCGGGCGCCGGGACGTTTTCCTCCTTCTGCTTCGGCCGATAGTTCACGGCCAGGGCCAGCACCTTCTGCTTGGCATCGGCGATCAGCCGATCGATATTCATGGTGATACTGTCCCCTTCCCGCATATACCCCATCCCCTGCAACTCGGCGGCGCCCATGGAGACCTTGGCCATGCCGATCTGCTGGAAATACTTGAAGACAAAGGGAGATACGTCGGTGTCGTACTTGCGCGCCAGGGCGACGGCCCGCAGGCACATCTCCTTGGTGCCGCCGCCGGCGGGCAGAAGGCCGACCCCGATCTCCACCAGCCCCATATAGGTTTCAGCGTAGGCGTTGATGGCGGCGGAATGCAGAGCGTACTCGCAGCCGCCACCGAGGGTCATGTTGAAAGGCGCCGCCACCACCGGGACCTTGGCGAATTTGATGGCCATGGTTGCCTTCTGGAAGGCGCGCACCGTCATGTCGATATCCTCGTAGGCCCCTTCGGCCAGGGCAACGGCGAGCATCATCAGGTTGGCACCGACGGAGAAGTTGGCCCCCTGATTGCCGATCACCAGGCCGACCCCTTCCTCCTCGGCACGCTTGACCGCCTTGTGGGTCATGGCCAGGATGTCGCCGGTGATGGCATTCATCTTGGAGTGGAACTCGAAGCCGAAGACACCGTCGCCGAGATCCACCAGCGAACAGTTGCCGTTCTTCTCCACCACCCCTCCCGTGCGCTTGAGAATCTCCAGATGGATTTCCCCCGTCTTGACCGGCACCGGCCGGTAGGCCCCGGAGAGGAGATCGTAGTACTCCCTGGTTCCTTCGTCACTGAGGCGGTAAAACGACTCGACCTGCTTCAGGGCCTCGGGAACGGCCACACCGTCCTTTTCGCTCCGCTTGACGAAGGAGGCCACGCCGATGGCATCGAGCATCTCGAAGGGACCGATCTCCCAGTTGAACCCCCACTTCATGGCGTTGTCGACATTCACCACGTCGTCGGCGATCTCGGGAATGCGATTGACGGTGTAGATCAGGGTGTCCCGCAGGCTCTTCCAGGCAAATTCTGCCCCCTTGTCGGACCCGCCGACCATCATCCTGACCCGCTGCGCCGGGTCGTCGATCTGCTTGACCGCCAGCACCGAGGGATATTTCGGTTTCTGTGCCGGCAGGTACTCGCCGCTGGTGTAATCGTAGAAGAAGACCTGGTTCTGCTCTCCGCTCTTCTCCTTCTGGTAAAAACCCTTGCGGGTCTTGTTGCCGAGGAGCCCCTTCTCGATCATGCGGGTCATGAAGTCGGGGACCTTGAAGACCTCCCGCTCCTCGTCCTCGGGGAGGAGATCATAGGAGTTGTTGCCGACATGCACCAGGGTGTCGAGACCGACCAGATCGGCGGTGCGGAAGGCGGCGCTCTTGGGACGGGCGGTGGCCGGACCGGCGACGCTGTCGACCTCCTCGACGGTCATCCCCATCTCGACCATGTGCTCGAGCCCCTTGAAGATGGCGTAGACACCGATGCGGTTGGCGATGAAGTTGGGCGTGTCCTTGCCGTAGACGATCCCCTTGCCGAGACGCCGGCTGATGAAATCGGCCATCCCCGAGATGACCGCCGGATCGGTGTCGGTACAGGGGACGATTTCCAGCAGGCGCATGTAGCGCGGTGGATTGAAAAAGTGCGTGACGAGAAAGTTTTTGCGCACCTCGAGGGGCAAGGCCTCGGCCATCTCGTTGACCGACAGGCCGCTGGTATTGGTGGAGAGGATGGCGCCCGGAGCCAGATGCGGCAGGACTTTGGCCAGCAGCGACTTCTTGATCGGCATGTGCTCGATGACCACCTCGACCACCCAATCGCACTCCTTGAGCCGCGCCATGTCGTCGTCGAAATTGCCGACCCGGATCTGCCCTGCGTACTCCTTGAGATAGAGGGGTGCCGGCTTCATCTTCAGCAGGCCCTCAAGCCCTGCCTGGGCGATGCGGTTGCGCACCGGGGGGCTCTCCAGGGAGAGCCCCTTGGCGGCCTCCTCCTCGGTCAGTTCGCGCGGCACGATATCGAGAAGTTCGACCTCCAGGCCGGCATTGGCCAGGTGCGCGCCGATGGTGGCGCCCATGACACCGGCGCCGAGTACTGCGACCCGTTTGATTAGCCTCATCCTTTTCCTCCGTTTCCATTTTCGAGATAGAGTTTTTCAATTTTGTCCCGGTACGTTTCGTAAATGACTTTTCTCTTGAGCTTCATGGTCGGTGTCAGCTCTCCGCCTTCGACAGAGAAGTCCCGGGCAATGAGCACGAATTTTTTGATCGTTTCGTAGGAAGGGAGCTTCCCGTTGACCAGGGCGATGCGCTCGGCAAAGAGTGCCCTGACCCGGGAGTGGGAGACGAGATCCTCCATGTCGAAATAACTCAGGTTCTGCTGGTGGGCCAGTTCGAGCAAACGCTCGAGGTTGGGCGTCAGGATCGCCACCAGGTACGGCCGGCTGTCGCCGTAGACAAAGGCCTGGGAGATGTACTTGTCGAGCTTGAGTTCATTTTCCATCGGCTGCGGTGCGATGTTCTTGCCTCCGGACGTGACAATGATCTCCTTTTTGCGGTCAACAATATAGACAAAACCGTCCCCATCGATTTTTGCGATATCCCCGGTGAGCAGCCAGCCGCCGGTCATCGTTTTTTCCGTCTCTTCGGGGTTCTTGTAATAACCCCGCATGACCTGGGGACCCTTGACCAGAAGTTCGCCATCCTCGGCCAGTTTCACCTCGGTTTTCTCCAGAGGCCGACCGACGGAACCAAAGCGTACTTCA
This region includes:
- a CDS encoding acetyl-CoA C-acyltransferase, yielding MNTAYILAAYRTPGCRAQKGKFKNMRPDDLAAAALQGLMERTGIDRALVEDVILGCAFPEGEQGMNVARVAAMKAGFPYQVPAQTVNRFCSSGLQAIAMASERIMAGFADCIIAGGTESMTTVPMGGNKYSANPSLMAAWPESFASMGITAELVAEKYGINRQDQDAFAAASHQKAAAAIESGRFGEEIIPVEIEKTVIVGGKIRKESELVEIDDGVRADTTVEGLSRLKPAFKLGGTVTAGNSSQMTDGAAAVLVVSEAFLKKIGKDPLARFLAFAVKGVPPELMGIGPIEAIPAALKMAGLKQEDLGLIELNEAFAAQSLAVIRELGLNPDIINVNGGAIALGHPLGCTGAKLTATLLSEMGRRSTRYGMVSMCIGGGMGAAGIFERL
- a CDS encoding 3-hydroxyacyl-CoA dehydrogenase/enoyl-CoA hydratase family protein, translated to MRLIKRVAVLGAGVMGATIGAHLANAGLEVELLDIVPRELTEEEAAKGLSLESPPVRNRIAQAGLEGLLKMKPAPLYLKEYAGQIRVGNFDDDMARLKECDWVVEVVIEHMPIKKSLLAKVLPHLAPGAILSTNTSGLSVNEMAEALPLEVRKNFLVTHFFNPPRYMRLLEIVPCTDTDPAVISGMADFISRRLGKGIVYGKDTPNFIANRIGVYAIFKGLEHMVEMGMTVEEVDSVAGPATARPKSAAFRTADLVGLDTLVHVGNNSYDLLPEDEEREVFKVPDFMTRMIEKGLLGNKTRKGFYQKEKSGEQNQVFFYDYTSGEYLPAQKPKYPSVLAVKQIDDPAQRVRMMVGGSDKGAEFAWKSLRDTLIYTVNRIPEIADDVVNVDNAMKWGFNWEIGPFEMLDAIGVASFVKRSEKDGVAVPEALKQVESFYRLSDEGTREYYDLLSGAYRPVPVKTGEIHLEILKRTGGVVEKNGNCSLVDLGDGVFGFEFHSKMNAITGDILAMTHKAVKRAEEEGVGLVIGNQGANFSVGANLMMLAVALAEGAYEDIDMTVRAFQKATMAIKFAKVPVVAAPFNMTLGGGCEYALHSAAINAYAETYMGLVEIGVGLLPAGGGTKEMCLRAVALARKYDTDVSPFVFKYFQQIGMAKVSMGAAELQGMGYMREGDSITMNIDRLIADAKQKVLALAVNYRPKQKEENVPAPGRSVAASIKSQLWNMKMGGFVTEYEAEMGGVIAGIITGGDVPAGTPISEDYLLELEREGFLGLCGNKKTAERVQHMLKTGKPLRN